TTCGCACAAGTTTTCCCGACACCGTAAAGATCTGTATTGAAACGCTCAAAGACTCCGAACTATTGTGATTGAACCAAAATTCGGTGTAATTCACAAACGGATTAGGGTAATTAAGCACGTTGTTTATAACCAATTCTTGATCTTGATCATGCACAATAAATTGAATTTCAGAAACAGATGAATTATTATAAACATCCCAAGCTTTAAGGGTTAAGGTATGCAAACCTGGTTTTAAATCTCTCATGGGAAAACTCACAACACCACGCGTATAATCGTCGACTTCGGTTTGATAGTAATCATTTAAAATAATAGGATTTTTTTCATCGCCATCAATAATAGCTACGATATCATGACCAATACCACTGGCTGTATTGACGCCATTATCATCCTGCAACTTCACTAATAAGGTTGGTGATTCATTTGTAATGCCTCCCGATACAAAGTTTTCATCATTCATATAAAGATTAATCACTGGCCCAACATTATCTTCGGCAGCATTTTCATCCAAACCTCCAATTTTAACTGTGTTATTACTAGATCCTGTTTGATTAATCGTGAGTTCATCATTTCTTGAATAAAAACTCACTTTACCAAAACCTACAGGAATGCCAATATCCTTAGGAACAACAAAATCAAATTCAAAAGCACCATTTTTAACTGAAGCCTGGCCTCTAAAAATAATTTCCCCTAAAGTTTTAAAATTTAAAATAACCAACTCTCCATTTAAACGTGTACCATCATTCCCTAGCGTACTTCTATCAATATATTTATCGTATATGGTGGTTGAGAGCAAGCCTGAATAATCGGTTAAAACATTACCAGACGCATCAACTACCTCGCCAGACAACTTAACCTTACTTAAAGCTTTTAGCGTATCTGTGGATTGTGCTAGAGGTACATCATTAATTTTAGTTAATCGAATACTTGGTTTAGGAAAGCTTAATTTCATAGCGGGATCCCCTATAAAAAACACCAATCTGCGTTGGCTGTTATTTGACACGGCTGGATCGGATTTTGAAAGCCTTAAAGATTCGGCCATAGACGGGTATTCATCATCTCCATAATTGTCATTATCATGATATGAAAACAAATACTGCCCTAAAATATTATTAAATGAAATGGCAAAACTCACATAAATTTGTCTGGTAGTCGTAATTAACCCAATCGCGCCAGCGCGTTTATTCCAGAAGGTAAACTCTCCTGCGGTTTGACGATACGGGTTGTCAAAACGTGTAAACTCACAAGTTACGGTAACAAAACAATTGAGTTTATTATAATTCCTAAAATTTTCGATATCTGTTTTACCCAAAATACGCTCTTGAGCTAAACCTTCTTCACCCCCATGACCGAAGTAATTAACCACCAAAGCGCCATTATCTACTGCATTTGAAATAGCCGTATTAACCGTAGGATACCTGTTTCCACCAGCCGAAGTTTCTTGCTGATACGAATCGCTATGAATTTTAACAACATTAATAAAAGGCTTTTTCTCAGCAACCAAATTACCTACATTATCGGTAGTTTCCTGCAAAATACCTTCCCAATCGGCATCAACATCATCAGAAATCACTACAAAGTTATTACGCCAACTTCCAAAAGATTCCCTTTGGTAATACTGAGCCACTTTATCGACAAGTTCTTTCGCGCGTTGGGGCGAGTCGGCAATAATTCTCCCCACGGCAATATCCAACATATCGGTTGAGGCCATACTCCCCTCATCGTCGTCCATCATACCATAAAAATCATCGGTCACATACGAATTAGCTAAACTAAAACTGTTATAAGAATACCATGAAGGCACGATATTCGTATTATTAGGAATACGGTCTTTATAATCGAAAGAACCATCACCAAACAAGCATAAATACTTGATTTTTTTACTGGGTTCACTAGCATTATCATACACATATTTAACCATATTTCGAATGGCACCAACATCTTGATTTCCTGTACTAAATTCGGCATAAATTTCATCTAAACCCACAACCTTTACATGTAAACCATTCTGCTCTCGATTAATATCGGCTAAACGCTCGGCATGATTAAGCATATTATTAGGCGCCACAATAATATAGTCTATATCCTGAAAATTCCCTTGGGCATTTTTAAAAATTGTTCCTTTAATGTCTTGATTAACGACATCGGTTTTCGAATCTATTTTAGGCGTAAAATAATCTGATGGGGTTACAGCTACATAAGTTTTTAAACTTCCCAAGGTTGATGTAAAACTAAACACAGCTTCGTTTTGAGTATTTTCTACACTGGAAACATAATACAAATCGGTGACATCCCAAACTTCTGAAACCGCAGTCGCATTAGATAAATTATATTGGCCCACACCAGATTCTGTTTCTACAATACTATTTTTAAACTGAAATTGTTTCCCCGAAAAACTCAATGCGCACTTAGCCTCTATAGCAATATAATCAAGATAAGATTCAATACTAGGATTTCCTTGATTGTTAAAATTAAGTCCTACGGATATTTTGGAACTACTAACATCAACCTCCCTATAAAGCCCATTACCTGAAGCTAAATTTGGACTAGAAACACCACGCAAAGTGATGGTAGATATGGCAGTTCCATTCACATCAACATCAAACGAACATGTTGTTGAATTAACAGCGCCCACCAAAACATTTAATTTTATAGGCTCTGAGGTATTGATATTAGGAAAATCGAAGTCAAAATTTTTGCGATTAACGACATCGAAACGATCACCAAACCAGCGTCTACCTAATGAAATCAAATTATGATCATCAACCTCATGAAATTGATACGCCTCATAAGTATCGATAACCAAATTGGGCACCCCAGAAGGTTGTGAAAAATTCTGAATACGCTTTCCTTCAGCAGTGCCTACATTAATATAATAATAGGTTTTATCTGTATAACAATTAATATGCGTATTACTGTAAGCATTATATCCTTTTGGTCCGCGAGCATAAAACAAAATATAATCCTGATCGTTAAAGACACCATCTTCTTCACCAACAAACTTGATGGCATTTTCTGGAACATCATAAGGATATGACACGGCATTCGAATACGGAATCATCTCACCGCCATGACCAAATAACCGAATTCTCTTGGGGTTAACATTATTCACATCAACACCCAAACGCTGTAAAAAACTTTTAGACAATTTAAAAACCCCTGTAGTATCAACATAAAACCGATACCATTTCCCTAAATTTAAAACCGAATTAGACAAAACTTTTGAAGACACATCATTCTTACGAGTCGTTGTTCTATTAGAAGTAGCCCCCCATTTGTAATCCAATTGAAAAGACATGATTTTTTTATACGTGCCATTGGCATCACGAATAATGGGACTTAACTGAAAACTTACATACCGTTTATTTCTAGCCGTAACATTTTTTAACTGAAACTTTAAATCGCGCGAAATTCGAGTAATATCAAGATCTTTTAATTCTGAAGTACTAATGACTTCATAAACCACCTGACTCAGTTTTGCTGATGTTTCATTAACGCGATTTGATACTACCCACTGATCTGTGAAGCGCAGACCATCCTCTGAAAAAGAGAAATTATCGGAATTAAAATAAGGCACCTCAAAAGAAAAGCCTGTTCCAGATATGGTTTTAGCACCCTCCCAAGAAATCGTATATTTTTTTTGTTGCGCAAATAATCCAACTGTGGTTAGCAGTAGTAAAAGGAAAAATTTATTTTTCATTGATAAAATAACGTCATTAATAATATGTTATTATTAAAACAAATAACATTTTTAAAAAGTAGTTCAAAAATACAATAATAAATTTGTTAAACCTTCGTTAACATAACACAAAAGCCAACGAAAAACAGATAAAATCATCGTTGTAAGGCGCAAAAAACAGGACGAAATACACGATTTTTTAGTCAAAATGTAATTAATAGCTTGCAATATTCGGTATAATTCTTATATTGCAGCACCAAAACATGATTTAGCTTACTTAAAAGTATGGATATGAAAAAAGTAGTCGCATGCAAAGTTTTAGCGTTATTAGCACTTGCTATCGCTTCAACAAGTTGTTCAAAATCCTCGAGCTCCAGAAATAGTTCAAGAGCTACTGGATGGCAATTAAATTCTCGTGAGGGTGGCTTTCAGTACAATACAAATTTTAGAGAACAAGAAACTGCTCCAGGATTGGTATTTATTGAGGGTGGAACTTTCACCAAAGGCCGTGTTCAGGATGATGTGATGCACGATTGGAACAACAGCCCTAGTCAACAACATGTGCAATCTTTTTACATGGATGAAACCGAGGTTACTAACATGATGTACATGGAGTACCTAGATTGGTTAAAGCGTGTTTACCCGCCATCAGAAGGCAATTTTAGAGCCATTTATAATGGAGCCTTACCAGATACTTTAGTTTGGAGAAATCGTTTAGGTTTTAATGAAGTTATGACCAACAACTACTTGCGTCATCCAGGATACGGCGAATACCCTGTAGTTGGTGTTAGCTGGATTCAAGCCGTTGAATTTGCCAACTGGAGATCGGATCGTGTAAATGAGAAAAACTTAGAAGATGCTGGTTATTTAAAACGCCACGCAAAAACTACTGATGTAGCCGCAGATCAAACTTTTAGCACCGACACATATATCAACTCACCTTCAGGTACTTATGGAGGTAATGAAGAAATTCATGATGGTCGTGCAAGAAGCAGAAACGCAAGAGTTGACGAAGAAGGAAATGAAACTGGCGTATACGCCACTCGTGAAACAGGTATACTTTCGCCTAAATACAGACTACCAACCGAAACCGAATGGGAATATGCCGCTTTAGGATTGAGTGAAATTAGAGATTACAACTTATACCGCGGACGTAAAAAGTACCCATGGGACGGTCAATACACACGTTCTGGAAAACGTAAAATACGTGGCGACCAATTGGCTAACTTCAAACAAGGAAAAGGTGATTATGGTGGTATCGCAGGATGGTCTGACGATGGAGCCGATATTACTAACGCAGTAAAATCATACGAACCAAATGATTTTGGCTTATATGACATGGCTGGAAACGTTGCAGAATGGGTTGCCGATGTTTACCGTCCAATTATCGATGATGAGTTTAATGATTTCAACTATTACCGTGGAAACGTTTATACTAAAAACGCTATTAATGATGATGGTACTGTGAAAATCGTAACGCCAGGAAATATTGTTTATGATACATTATCTAACGGAAGAGTTATCGCAAGAGATTTACCGGGTGAAATTTTACAAGTTCCTGTTGATGAAAACGAAACATATTTAAGAACGAACTTCGATAGAAGTAACCACATCAATTACCGTGATGGCGACAAACGTTCTTCTCGTTATTTCGAAAGTTTTAATGATGATGATCTTGGAAGCGATCCAGAAGCTGAAACCAGACAAATGTATAATTCTCCTAAACACAAAATCACTAGAGATTCCTTAGGAAATATTATCAGAGAGTTTGATAAAGCATCGCACAGAACCTCTTTAGTCAACGATGAAGTTCGTGTATATAAAGGTGGTTCATGGAAAGACAGAGAGTACTGGCTAGACCCTGCTCAAAGACGTTACTTCCCACAAGATATGGCTACAGATTATATCGGATTTAGATGTGCCATGTCTAGAGTTGGATCTAAAAGCAAAACAAAAGCTAAAACTAAAAACTAAATTAACGCTAGTTTTATAGAATAAATTAAAGTCCTAACGCTTCGTTGTTAGGACTTTTTTTATACATTTATTTCTAATAAAATTTTTCCATTTGAAAACAGCAGAATTACACAGCCTTTTCCTTACATGTCGTAGCGCATGTACAGATACAAGAACCATACAGACGGACGACATATTTTTTGCCTTAAAAGGCGATAATTTTAATGGAAATACTTATGCTAGTAAAGCCTTAGAGGCCGGAGCAAAATTTGCCGTTATAGACGAGGCATCAGCCCATACTTCTCAACATACCATTCTAGTGGAAAATGTTCTTCAAACACTTCAAGAACTCGCTTCGTTCCACCGTAATTATCTCGGTATTCCCATTGTAGCTTTAACAGGTAGCAACGGAAAAACAACTACCAAAGAGCTTATCAATGCTGTACTTTCCCAAAAATATAGCACCACAGCAACCAAAGGGAATTTAAACAACCATATAGGCGTACCCTTAACGCTACTATCCATGAACAAGACCACAGAAATAGGCATTGTCGAAATGGGAGCCAATCATCTTAAGGAAATCGCCTTTTCATGTCACATTGCAAAACCAGATTATGGTTACATCACAAATTTCGGAAAAGCCCATTTAGAAGGTTTTGGAGGTGTTGAGAGGGTTATAAAAGGTAAAAGTGAAATGTATCAATATTTAACTAACCATGGTAAAACCATATTTGTAAATGCGCATGACCCCATCCAAATTGAAAAAACAAAACAGGCCAAAATATATACGTTTGGAAAATCAGATCACAAGGTTGATGTAGGTGTAAACTATATAGACGCTCAACCTTTTGTGAGTTGCGCTTATCATAATTACGCTATACAAAGTCATCTTATAGGTGATTATAACTTTAATAATATTGCAGCAGCCATTACCATAGGACATTATTTTAAAGTCGATGACAGCGCTATTAAAACTGCTATTGAAAGTTATATCCCAACCAACAACCGTTCGCAAATTATAACTAAAGCATCTCATAAAATTATTCTTGACGCCTATAATGCAAACCCCACAAGCATGCGAGCAGCCCTTCTAAATTTAGAAAAACAAGAAGGCACCAAAATAGCCATTTTAGGCGATATGTTTGAACTTGGAAAAGATGCCCATAAAGAGCATACAGAGATTGTGAAACTGGCCACCGCACTTGAAATTGATAAAATTTATTTTATCGGTGAAAATTTTAATAACGTACAAGAATATTCAGAAAAGTTGACTTTATACCCTTCATTCGAAGCTTTTCAAGCAAAAAATCCAAATCTAGATTTTTTAAACGCCACAATATTAATAAAAGGGTCTCGAGGTATGGCGTTGGAGCGGGTTTTAGATCTTTTTTAAAACCCTCATTAGATTTAAAAAAAATGCCTGCCTTATAACGAATACAAGACAGGCACCCATAAATAATTCTCCCTATGAACTAATTAATAGCAAAAACACAAAATAGTTTACAGTCCCATTCGTATTGATACTAAAAGTTTTGATTTCTTCAAAAATTTCTTCCTCCTCAATTACTCCAAAACCTGGTTTTACATCCATTATTTGTTTTGAAATTGTAGACTCCTTATTCTTGACCTGATAACCCCTTCCTAGTAGTTCATTAGCCTTTTCAAGATCTTTGAGAACTCCATCTCCGTTTAAATAACAAACACCTAACCAATAGTTAGCCATGTCGGATTCACTTTTTATAAACCAATGTACTGCCTTGGTGTAATCTTGAGGAATATCTCCTAAGCCCTTTAAATAAAAATACGCTAAACTATATACCCCTTCATCATTTCCTAATTCTTAAGATTTTTTAAACCATTTAATAGCTTTTTGGTAATTTAAATTACATCCTGTTCCATACTTATATAAAACGCCCAGTTTTTGTGCAGCTAGTGAATTTCCCTCCTTTGCAGCTTCCTTAATTAATTTAAAACCTTTTTTCACAATGGAATTATCTGTATTATTAACGTATATGTGCCCTAATAACAGTTTTGCTTCAATATTACCTACAGACACACACGGCTTTAAATATTGAATTGCCTTTTTGGTGTTTTTTTCAACACTACTACTTCCTTTTAAATAGAAGAGCGCTTCCTGAATATTATAACTACAATTAAGATTTTGTTCTTGTGCACTCAAGGATACACGGCAAGAAATAGAAAGGGTATTAGTTTCATTTTTTTCGTTTATTAATTTGATAATAATTCATAATATTTTTGGTAAAATCATTTTATCATATTCTATAATATAGCTTTAGGTTTAGTATTAATTTAAACCCCATTTAATATCTATAAGCTCAAAACAAAAATGCTGGAATAAACTTACTTTTACTGTAAGAGATATTGTTTTTATTGTGCTTTTTTGTTATGATAAAAATGAATCAATACTGAACTCAACTTTTAAGAACCTTTTACGCAAACAACAGTAGTATATCCACTTTTTCTTTTTTAATCGAAATGCGCAGTTCACTCATTTCAGCTTGTAGCAAACTGGTATATATTGTATTTTTGTTTAAAATTTGAGCTTAATGAGTATAGAAGACATACAAAATGACATCATAGATGAATTCTCAATGTTTGAAGATTGGGAAGAACGCTACCAATATATGATTGATTTGGGGAAAGATTTACCCCTTATCGACGACCAATACAAAACGGACAGCAACATCATAAAAGGTTGCCAAAGTAAAGTTTGGGTACATGCCGAGATGCAAGACGATAAATTGGTATTTACTGCAGACAGTGATGCCATCATCACCAAAGGTATTATTGCGATTCTGATTCG
This genomic interval from Tamlana carrageenivorans contains the following:
- the gldJ gene encoding gliding motility lipoprotein GldJ, with amino-acid sequence MDMKKVVACKVLALLALAIASTSCSKSSSSRNSSRATGWQLNSREGGFQYNTNFREQETAPGLVFIEGGTFTKGRVQDDVMHDWNNSPSQQHVQSFYMDETEVTNMMYMEYLDWLKRVYPPSEGNFRAIYNGALPDTLVWRNRLGFNEVMTNNYLRHPGYGEYPVVGVSWIQAVEFANWRSDRVNEKNLEDAGYLKRHAKTTDVAADQTFSTDTYINSPSGTYGGNEEIHDGRARSRNARVDEEGNETGVYATRETGILSPKYRLPTETEWEYAALGLSEIRDYNLYRGRKKYPWDGQYTRSGKRKIRGDQLANFKQGKGDYGGIAGWSDDGADITNAVKSYEPNDFGLYDMAGNVAEWVADVYRPIIDDEFNDFNYYRGNVYTKNAINDDGTVKIVTPGNIVYDTLSNGRVIARDLPGEILQVPVDENETYLRTNFDRSNHINYRDGDKRSSRYFESFNDDDLGSDPEAETRQMYNSPKHKITRDSLGNIIREFDKASHRTSLVNDEVRVYKGGSWKDREYWLDPAQRRYFPQDMATDYIGFRCAMSRVGSKSKTKAKTKN
- a CDS encoding UDP-N-acetylmuramoyl-tripeptide--D-alanyl-D-alanine ligase, which translates into the protein MKTAELHSLFLTCRSACTDTRTIQTDDIFFALKGDNFNGNTYASKALEAGAKFAVIDEASAHTSQHTILVENVLQTLQELASFHRNYLGIPIVALTGSNGKTTTKELINAVLSQKYSTTATKGNLNNHIGVPLTLLSMNKTTEIGIVEMGANHLKEIAFSCHIAKPDYGYITNFGKAHLEGFGGVERVIKGKSEMYQYLTNHGKTIFVNAHDPIQIEKTKQAKIYTFGKSDHKVDVGVNYIDAQPFVSCAYHNYAIQSHLIGDYNFNNIAAAITIGHYFKVDDSAIKTAIESYIPTNNRSQIITKASHKIILDAYNANPTSMRAALLNLEKQEGTKIAILGDMFELGKDAHKEHTEIVKLATALEIDKIYFIGENFNNVQEYSEKLTLYPSFEAFQAKNPNLDFLNATILIKGSRGMALERVLDLF
- the porU gene encoding type IX secretion system sortase PorU, translating into MKNKFFLLLLLTTVGLFAQQKKYTISWEGAKTISGTGFSFEVPYFNSDNFSFSEDGLRFTDQWVVSNRVNETSAKLSQVVYEVISTSELKDLDITRISRDLKFQLKNVTARNKRYVSFQLSPIIRDANGTYKKIMSFQLDYKWGATSNRTTTRKNDVSSKVLSNSVLNLGKWYRFYVDTTGVFKLSKSFLQRLGVDVNNVNPKRIRLFGHGGEMIPYSNAVSYPYDVPENAIKFVGEEDGVFNDQDYILFYARGPKGYNAYSNTHINCYTDKTYYYINVGTAEGKRIQNFSQPSGVPNLVIDTYEAYQFHEVDDHNLISLGRRWFGDRFDVVNRKNFDFDFPNINTSEPIKLNVLVGAVNSTTCSFDVDVNGTAISTITLRGVSSPNLASGNGLYREVDVSSSKISVGLNFNNQGNPSIESYLDYIAIEAKCALSFSGKQFQFKNSIVETESGVGQYNLSNATAVSEVWDVTDLYYVSSVENTQNEAVFSFTSTLGSLKTYVAVTPSDYFTPKIDSKTDVVNQDIKGTIFKNAQGNFQDIDYIIVAPNNMLNHAERLADINREQNGLHVKVVGLDEIYAEFSTGNQDVGAIRNMVKYVYDNASEPSKKIKYLCLFGDGSFDYKDRIPNNTNIVPSWYSYNSFSLANSYVTDDFYGMMDDDEGSMASTDMLDIAVGRIIADSPQRAKELVDKVAQYYQRESFGSWRNNFVVISDDVDADWEGILQETTDNVGNLVAEKKPFINVVKIHSDSYQQETSAGGNRYPTVNTAISNAVDNGALVVNYFGHGGEEGLAQERILGKTDIENFRNYNKLNCFVTVTCEFTRFDNPYRQTAGEFTFWNKRAGAIGLITTTRQIYVSFAISFNNILGQYLFSYHDNDNYGDDEYPSMAESLRLSKSDPAVSNNSQRRLVFFIGDPAMKLSFPKPSIRLTKINDVPLAQSTDTLKALSKVKLSGEVVDASGNVLTDYSGLLSTTIYDKYIDRSTLGNDGTRLNGELVILNFKTLGEIIFRGQASVKNGAFEFDFVVPKDIGIPVGFGKVSFYSRNDELTINQTGSSNNTVKIGGLDENAAEDNVGPVINLYMNDENFVSGGITNESPTLLVKLQDDNGVNTASGIGHDIVAIIDGDEKNPIILNDYYQTEVDDYTRGVVSFPMRDLKPGLHTLTLKAWDVYNNSSVSEIQFIVHDQDQELVINNVLNYPNPFVNYTEFWFNHNSSESLSVSIQIFTVSGKLVRTLNGKTSGGAVTNSSLSRDIVWDGRDDFGGKIGKGVYVYKLKVHSELLNKTVEKIEKLVIL
- a CDS encoding SEL1-like repeat protein; the encoded protein is MANYWLGVCYLNGDGVLKDLEKANELLGRGYQVKNKESTISKQIMDVKPGFGVIEEEEIFEEIKTFSINTNGTVNYFVFLLLISS
- a CDS encoding tetratricopeptide repeat protein, with the protein product MSAQEQNLNCSYNIQEALFYLKGSSSVEKNTKKAIQYLKPCVSVGNIEAKLLLGHIYVNNTDNSIVKKGFKLIKEAAKEGNSLAAQKLGVLYKYGTGCNLNYQKAIKWFKKS
- a CDS encoding SufE family protein — encoded protein: MSIEDIQNDIIDEFSMFEDWEERYQYMIDLGKDLPLIDDQYKTDSNIIKGCQSKVWVHAEMQDDKLVFTADSDAIITKGIIAILIRTFSNQHPKDIIHAETDFIDEIGLKEHLSPTRANGLISMIKQLKMYAIAYQTQLK